GAGGCGGGCAGGGGTTTCGCAGTTGTTGCCCAAGAGATTAGAAAACTCGCAGAAGAAAGCAAACAAGCCGCCGACAACATCAAAAACATCATCGACCAGATTACCGGCGAGATCAAGGACGCTGTTGAAAGCACTCAGAAGGGCGTTAGCGTTGTGAGCGAGAGCGCCGACACACTCAGGGAAACGATAACGTACCTAACGAACATAGCGGATCTGCTCCAAGACGCAAGCTCAAGGATGAGCGAGGTTAAGGACCAGATTGTCAGGACGCAGGATGAGGTCGACAAGGCTCTGAGGTCTCTTGAGAATCTGGCCGCCAGCGCTGAAGAAACCACCGCCTCAGCAGAAGAAGTCAGCTCAGCAGTAGAAGAACAAACTGCAGCAACAGAAGAACTCGAAAGAGCCGCCAGAGACCTCA
The sequence above is a segment of the Thermococcus sp. 21S7 genome. Coding sequences within it:
- a CDS encoding methyl-accepting chemotaxis protein, producing the protein EMSRSIEEITNVITNIAEQTNLLALNAAIEAARAGEAGRGFAVVAQEIRKLAEESKQAADNIKNIIDQITGEIKDAVESTQKGVSVVSESADTLRETITYLTNIADLLQDASSRMSEVKDQIVRTQDEVDKALRSLENLAASAEETTASAEEVSSAVEEQTAATEELERAARDL